The proteins below are encoded in one region of Spartobacteria bacterium:
- a CDS encoding potassium/proton antiporter, whose protein sequence is MTIETAILVGGCLLLLGVMASKLSDRAGVPSLLLFLVIGMLAGSEGIGGIAFDSAIAARSAGTFALMIILFAGGLETEWNAIKPVLAPGLVLSTAGVVLTMLLLGTFTKFMLGTYTSFNIGAEGLTWMEAMLLAAIVSSTDAAAVFSIYRTSPVQPKKKLRHLLEFESGSNDPMAVLLTTAILAIMTTEGGSETGLAGSLLVQYTVGGLIGAALGFFGSWAVNHLKLSTSGLYPILILAMGMTAFGLADLLHGNGYLAVYAAGVIIGNRMRVRHMEVMKFHDGLSWLMQIAMFIMLGLLVFPSQLFPVAGVSIVLALFLMFIARPLSVLICYAPFRPSKNDLGYISWVGLRGSVPIVLATFPATYDIADANGIFNVVFFIVVTSIVVQGLSLVPAAKWLHVTD, encoded by the coding sequence ATGACTATAGAAACAGCCATACTTGTCGGAGGATGCCTGCTATTACTGGGGGTTATGGCCAGTAAATTATCTGACCGTGCCGGGGTTCCGTCGTTGCTCCTCTTCTTGGTCATCGGCATGCTTGCCGGCTCGGAAGGGATTGGCGGTATCGCCTTTGACTCGGCGATTGCGGCGCGTTCGGCGGGCACCTTCGCCTTGATGATCATCCTCTTTGCCGGCGGACTGGAAACCGAATGGAACGCCATCAAACCCGTTCTGGCTCCCGGTCTGGTACTATCAACCGCCGGCGTCGTGCTGACCATGCTGCTGCTGGGAACCTTTACTAAATTCATGCTCGGCACATACACCTCCTTCAATATCGGAGCCGAGGGACTGACGTGGATGGAGGCGATGCTGCTGGCCGCCATTGTTTCCTCAACCGATGCGGCGGCAGTCTTTTCCATCTATCGTACCAGCCCCGTTCAGCCAAAGAAAAAGTTGCGCCATCTATTGGAATTTGAATCAGGAAGCAATGACCCCATGGCGGTGTTGCTCACTACAGCCATTTTAGCGATAATGACGACAGAAGGGGGATCCGAAACGGGACTTGCAGGGTCATTGCTGGTTCAATACACCGTAGGCGGGTTAATCGGTGCGGCCTTGGGATTCTTTGGATCATGGGCGGTCAATCATCTCAAGCTTTCGACATCCGGGCTCTACCCTATCCTGATTTTAGCCATGGGCATGACAGCCTTCGGGCTGGCTGATCTCTTGCATGGCAACGGGTATCTTGCCGTATATGCCGCCGGCGTCATCATTGGCAATCGTATGCGTGTACGACACATGGAGGTAATGAAATTTCATGATGGACTATCATGGCTGATGCAAATCGCCATGTTTATCATGCTTGGACTGCTGGTTTTCCCCTCGCAGCTATTTCCCGTGGCAGGCGTATCTATCGTATTAGCTCTCTTTTTAATGTTCATCGCCCGACCGCTGAGCGTGTTGATCTGTTATGCCCCCTTTCGTCCGTCAAAAAATGATTTGGGCTATATTTCATGGGTAGGACTTCGCGGCTCCGTCCCCATTGTCCTCGCCACCTTCCCTGCCACCTATGACATTGCCGATGCCAACGGCATTTTTAATGTGGTTTTCTTCATCGTCGTGACCTCCATTGTCGTTCAGGGGCTGTCACTGGTTCCTGCCGCCAAATGGTTGCACGTAACCGATTAA
- a CDS encoding alpha/beta fold hydrolase, producing the protein MKLKSQRILRFLSCDGMTDWYTDDRCVKQSFEDFVYMRLCHSTLNPCAGKEMRMKNGWLFRDALCLSGLKNRCFLFSSHWNFFFENVQSLELFFRKRPIIGTFFLMLFLAFPAIGFAGLARSGSVGEISNAVHAVRIELEAALGKSVPSLSICLQTSNETVFASSASSPELALTTNTTFRFASNTKNFTATAVLHMQQRGWLNVTDPITNAIPGYAEPYIPTGTNWAIPYKEQITIEQLLQHSAGVYDVDNDPVPGCGGGSYVEWMLDQNSSHQFTPEELVGVVALHQLTFFEPGTGYHYSDTGYSLLAAIVGRVYSLETGEDKNLTDYLYDHGIADPDIRFPYLATDTALPDPFVPGTVYLPSDVTEVISNYNVSQHVGEGNGYGTLPALNRHIRSVMKGENVLSNDMVHLMQTSTSVSNANYGLGCQFKPDLGFGHGGAVAGYLTLMSYNPETDVSVAGCLPLWDLSGGMNTLLQCNQSVYDAAYRALEALGYPRTPTLTNGSHTNFALSAGATNVFYVNAVDKAYYAFIMSNATTDVRISIAPAVDPEAAQGFTNTFTWQCEATGTYRLTLTASADTPCSLTLTGWKIEVEANYSALDWTNAFIAAHETFSRQYAFTDWKSVDWDALYSNTLPRIAAAQAVTNEVEYFAALNAYAGAIPDSHVYLGTTNKAVPKAWAQQVAGGGYGLALAELDDGRIIAAALLTNGTAQLAGMQTGTEIVSWNGLAPTSAIAQIDVAAYPLKTLAVRLTLSPQATLEHMRLEQARLLVRGPVGTNVNVQFINPGASVTQTVALTAIADTNATFGLLDFAWLQDLSAAPVEYSMLSNGLGYVVVRAEINSEVVLSNMTGAISAFAASNVPGVIVDVRGNLGGDDELAAALCGFFYRTNAFYERQSYYNTLDGTFTVFTLDDDHWVDHLDIEPQAAYYGGPVAVLVNPGCVSSGEGIAMGIGALPNAKTIGFHGTDGSFGMAGAAIWLPGGHVIGYPYGQSLDANGTVQIDSRNGVGGVAPSMRIPLTASNVLAYAAGEDVVLNAAADYLLNLPTLPVGHTVTGSLAAGESALYRFTVAAPVWHGVHVAPTGLTLQVDAADLSVPGTYSLSLSNHATSSVPYTLRLYNLTNTIARVSSLITNLMAEHNLVGCGISLVDGDHVVMADGFGYADLARGRVADKDTVFMIGSCSKTFGALAAMQLVEEGRLDLDASITNALPDFTIHQRFANNVITPRTILTHHSGLPGDVFNEGFTIRPLLSAPDAVQAMLTNEYTLMPTNTFWAYNNSGLVLLGQMFRHITGQELDVFARERLFDRMGMTNSSIVSEEGMHKACPYIDGVVQPDEYVNLFFAGAIYSTASDMARYTRMLLADGMGDHARVISNATLRAMATKQNADIPLDQFNTLLNQGIGFILDPPTLQYLGKVIWHDGGTVYFRTLLRVALDAQLGCFISCNSAEGASLNYTVVDAALKWAFEEKTGIAPPAPLDPGTPSVAVPPPAVLALATNGVFVTGDGYDRFRYDGTNLLALFNAQSDASTESLWTHRENGWFTPTNAYAPQLSFTQTVGRVLSLLRSFDQPVTNLTLRGERSADIDGFNPAWSNRLGRWWAVNLHPDDISWHGDDLRLAWPMLNLYERDAMLLVQTENLYVMSATNDALAFAAGLGRNKGSALRTPDADTLAFMGVTYCNETNIPVLMPGSSTNGVTSGDETCWFRIPASAAPLTFDLVTDHDITAYLYTTNDSYLGQANRAHAVRLDATNAQPVMAAILRNGTNTGPWKLVVHTNAVPFYSQIPPADWPDYLVTHSNAYGDLQFGYVFVPENHEGSTNHLIGNQSPATHVLKLAVARMISTNAAAKPYFFCHGGPGTSSIRCTLAQFLRDFTTTHDVYLLDQRGINYSQPDLGARSGESMCDTQYRVDRLQDADLSTINTLESSYDLDDIAQALALTNVTLHGHSYGSLLVQTLMRRNPAWLEAVILDGVVAANVPFLAGGGPVCYNAYRALFSDIAAQPTTSVRYPGFENAYFALARQLTNNPVVVQMGGIPVPVDGFLFLQMVEGQMGISDLGDRECIPSIVWRASRGETQALAELAEYHIAFDNASSGLMSLLVNNHDFMPFFSMDEARRQCEGIPDILRQSQLQTLEEILAMTAQLEPCGQVDNTFTNPVSAPIPALVVNGTYDRATGTNWAAEVASHLPNAQLVIPPTVGHGVLFETNGCMTQLFRQFLANPTTPLDTTCLASLTLDFPPPWPANASPLTFGVPLTNTFTYPHSGAWYTLTAEERQRLTLGAPSVGSAIFHIVDTNATNLATATNAPLNFRPSLDTPYYLWIIAEESGNITFLPTSHLIGFPVFWPLLME; encoded by the coding sequence ATGAAACTAAAATCTCAGCGTATTCTGCGCTTTTTGTCTTGTGACGGCATGACTGATTGGTACACTGATGACAGATGTGTAAAACAATCGTTTGAAGATTTCGTGTACATGCGTTTGTGTCATTCGACGCTCAACCCCTGCGCAGGAAAGGAAATGCGAATGAAAAATGGATGGTTGTTTCGTGATGCCTTGTGTCTTTCCGGATTGAAAAATCGTTGTTTCCTTTTTTCCAGTCATTGGAACTTTTTTTTTGAAAACGTCCAATCATTGGAACTTTTTTTCCGAAAACGTCCAATCATTGGAACTTTTTTTTTGATGCTGTTTTTGGCGTTTCCGGCGATCGGATTCGCTGGACTGGCTCGTTCGGGATCCGTCGGCGAAATCTCCAACGCGGTTCACGCCGTGCGGATCGAATTGGAAGCCGCGCTGGGCAAATCCGTGCCGTCGCTGAGCATCTGTCTGCAAACGTCGAACGAAACCGTTTTTGCGTCGTCGGCATCCTCGCCGGAGTTGGCGCTGACCACGAATACCACGTTTCGCTTTGCCAGCAACACCAAGAATTTCACGGCGACGGCAGTCCTGCACATGCAGCAGCGGGGCTGGCTGAACGTGACGGATCCAATTACCAATGCGATCCCCGGCTATGCGGAACCGTACATCCCGACCGGCACCAACTGGGCGATTCCCTACAAGGAGCAGATCACCATCGAGCAGCTCCTGCAACATAGCGCGGGAGTGTACGATGTGGACAACGATCCGGTGCCGGGTTGCGGCGGGGGCAGCTATGTTGAATGGATGCTGGATCAGAATTCGTCACACCAGTTCACGCCCGAGGAACTGGTGGGCGTGGTGGCTTTGCATCAGCTTACATTCTTTGAACCGGGCACCGGCTACCACTACAGCGACACCGGCTATTCGCTGCTGGCGGCCATCGTCGGGCGCGTCTATTCGCTCGAAACGGGCGAGGATAAGAACTTGACGGACTATCTCTACGACCACGGAATTGCCGACCCGGACATCCGTTTTCCGTACTTGGCGACCGATACTGCGTTGCCAGACCCGTTCGTTCCGGGCACGGTCTATCTGCCCTCGGATGTGACCGAGGTCATTTCCAATTACAATGTGAGCCAGCATGTAGGCGAGGGGAACGGGTACGGCACCCTGCCCGCGCTCAACCGGCACATCCGCTCGGTCATGAAAGGGGAAAACGTGCTGAGTAATGACATGGTGCATCTGATGCAGACCTCCACGTCGGTATCCAACGCCAATTACGGGCTGGGCTGCCAGTTTAAACCGGATCTGGGATTTGGACACGGCGGCGCCGTCGCGGGCTACCTGACGCTCATGTCGTACAATCCCGAAACCGATGTTTCCGTTGCCGGTTGTCTGCCGCTGTGGGATCTATCCGGCGGCATGAACACCTTATTGCAGTGCAACCAGTCTGTGTACGACGCCGCCTACCGCGCGCTCGAAGCGCTGGGCTATCCGCGCACGCCAACCCTGACGAACGGTTCGCACACCAACTTCGCGCTCTCCGCCGGAGCGACCAACGTATTTTATGTTAACGCGGTCGATAAAGCCTATTACGCCTTCATCATGAGTAACGCCACAACGGATGTGCGCATCAGTATTGCTCCGGCGGTGGATCCGGAAGCGGCGCAGGGCTTCACCAACACGTTCACGTGGCAGTGCGAAGCAACGGGTACGTATCGACTGACCCTGACAGCTTCCGCCGATACCCCCTGTTCTTTGACGCTCACCGGGTGGAAAATAGAGGTAGAAGCCAACTACAGCGCACTGGACTGGACGAATGCTTTCATTGCCGCGCACGAAACCTTTTCGCGTCAGTATGCCTTCACGGATTGGAAATCGGTGGACTGGGACGCGCTCTACAGCAATACCCTGCCGCGCATCGCCGCCGCGCAGGCGGTGACCAACGAGGTGGAATACTTCGCCGCGCTGAATGCCTATGCCGGGGCCATCCCGGACAGTCATGTCTATTTAGGAACCACCAATAAGGCCGTGCCCAAAGCTTGGGCGCAGCAGGTGGCGGGCGGCGGTTACGGCCTTGCCCTGGCCGAACTCGATGATGGCCGCATCATCGCGGCGGCGTTGCTGACCAATGGTACGGCGCAGCTCGCCGGCATGCAGACGGGGACGGAAATTGTAAGCTGGAACGGACTGGCCCCGACCTCGGCGATCGCGCAGATTGATGTGGCGGCCTATCCGCTCAAAACGCTGGCGGTCCGATTGACGCTTTCCCCGCAGGCCACGTTGGAGCACATGCGCCTCGAACAGGCGCGTCTGCTGGTGCGCGGACCGGTCGGCACGAATGTGAATGTGCAGTTTATTAATCCCGGGGCTTCGGTCACGCAGACGGTTGCGCTCACCGCCATCGCCGACACAAATGCCACTTTCGGGTTGCTGGATTTTGCGTGGCTGCAGGATCTGTCCGCCGCGCCGGTCGAATACAGCATGCTGAGCAACGGGCTGGGCTATGTGGTGGTTCGCGCTGAAATCAATTCGGAGGTGGTGCTCAGCAATATGACCGGGGCAATCAGCGCGTTCGCCGCATCGAATGTTCCCGGCGTGATTGTGGATGTGCGCGGTAACCTCGGCGGAGATGATGAGCTGGCGGCGGCACTCTGCGGTTTTTTCTATCGCACGAACGCCTTTTATGAGCGGCAGAGCTACTACAATACGCTGGACGGAACATTCACCGTATTCACGCTTGATGATGACCACTGGGTCGATCACTTGGACATTGAACCGCAGGCGGCCTATTACGGCGGACCGGTGGCGGTGCTGGTGAATCCGGGCTGCGTCAGCTCGGGCGAAGGCATCGCGATGGGCATAGGCGCGTTGCCAAACGCCAAAACCATCGGGTTCCACGGCACCGACGGCTCGTTCGGTATGGCCGGGGCAGCCATCTGGTTGCCCGGCGGACATGTGATCGGTTATCCGTACGGGCAGTCGCTGGATGCAAACGGAACCGTGCAGATCGACAGCCGGAACGGGGTCGGGGGCGTCGCCCCGTCGATGCGCATTCCCCTGACTGCATCGAATGTGCTGGCCTATGCGGCGGGCGAGGATGTAGTGCTGAATGCCGCCGCCGATTACTTGCTCAACCTGCCAACGCTTCCTGTTGGCCATACAGTAACCGGTTCACTGGCCGCCGGTGAATCCGCGCTCTACCGCTTTACCGTCGCCGCCCCCGTCTGGCACGGGGTGCATGTGGCGCCGACCGGACTGACCCTTCAGGTGGATGCCGCCGATCTTTCCGTTCCCGGAACCTATTCCCTGTCGCTGTCTAACCACGCGACGTCTTCCGTGCCTTACACCTTGCGCCTCTACAACCTCACCAACACCATCGCCCGGGTTTCTTCGCTCATCACCAACCTGATGGCCGAACACAACCTCGTCGGCTGCGGCATCTCGCTGGTCGATGGCGATCATGTCGTCATGGCCGACGGCTTCGGCTATGCCGACCTCGCCAGGGGAAGAGTCGCCGACAAGGATACCGTCTTCATGATCGGCTCCTGCTCGAAAACCTTCGGAGCCCTCGCCGCCATGCAGCTGGTCGAAGAAGGTCGGCTCGATCTCGATGCATCTATCACCAACGCGCTGCCGGACTTCACGATTCATCAGCGGTTCGCAAACAATGTCATCACCCCGCGCACCATCCTGACGCATCATTCCGGGCTTCCCGGCGATGTTTTCAATGAAGGATTCACCATCCGTCCGTTACTGAGCGCTCCCGACGCCGTGCAGGCGATGCTCACCAACGAATACACCCTGATGCCCACCAACACCTTCTGGGCCTACAACAACAGCGGCCTTGTCCTGCTCGGGCAGATGTTCCGCCACATCACCGGACAAGAACTCGACGTGTTCGCCCGCGAACGCCTTTTCGACCGCATGGGCATGACCAATTCGTCCATCGTCTCGGAAGAGGGCATGCACAAGGCATGCCCCTACATTGACGGCGTCGTGCAACCCGACGAATATGTAAATCTGTTTTTTGCCGGGGCCATTTATTCTACCGCTTCTGATATGGCACGTTACACGCGCATGCTCCTTGCCGACGGCATGGGTGACCACGCCCGCGTGATCTCCAACGCGACCCTCCGCGCCATGGCCACCAAACAAAATGCCGACATCCCGCTCGATCAGTTCAACACGCTACTGAATCAGGGTATCGGGTTCATACTCGATCCGCCCACGCTGCAATACCTGGGCAAGGTCATCTGGCACGATGGCGGCACCGTTTATTTTCGCACGCTCCTGCGTGTGGCGCTGGATGCGCAACTAGGCTGCTTCATTTCGTGCAACTCCGCCGAGGGTGCCAGCCTGAACTATACCGTCGTGGACGCCGCCCTGAAATGGGCCTTCGAAGAGAAAACCGGCATTGCTCCGCCCGCGCCACTGGATCCCGGCACACCGTCCGTCGCCGTTCCCCCTCCCGCCGTGCTGGCCCTGGCCACCAACGGAGTCTTTGTCACCGGCGACGGCTATGATCGTTTCCGCTACGATGGCACGAATCTTCTCGCCCTTTTTAATGCGCAATCCGATGCATCCACCGAAAGCTTGTGGACCCATCGCGAGAATGGATGGTTCACGCCCACGAACGCCTATGCCCCGCAACTTTCCTTCACGCAGACTGTCGGGCGCGTCCTCAGTCTGCTGCGAAGTTTTGATCAACCCGTGACCAACCTGACCCTCCGAGGGGAACGCTCTGCCGACATCGATGGATTCAACCCCGCCTGGAGCAACCGCCTCGGACGCTGGTGGGCTGTCAACCTGCACCCCGATGACATTTCCTGGCATGGCGACGATCTTCGACTTGCCTGGCCCATGCTGAATCTCTACGAACGGGATGCCATGCTCCTCGTGCAGACGGAAAATCTCTACGTCATGTCCGCCACCAACGACGCGCTCGCCTTCGCCGCCGGACTCGGACGCAACAAGGGTTCCGCCCTGCGCACGCCGGATGCCGACACCCTCGCCTTCATGGGGGTGACTTACTGTAACGAAACGAATATCCCCGTACTCATGCCGGGATCATCCACCAATGGGGTCACCTCAGGCGACGAAACCTGCTGGTTCCGCATTCCCGCCTCCGCCGCTCCGCTCACCTTCGATCTCGTCACCGATCACGACATCACCGCCTACCTCTACACCACTAACGACAGCTATCTCGGCCAGGCCAACCGCGCCCACGCTGTCCGTCTCGACGCCACCAACGCCCAACCCGTCATGGCCGCCATCCTCCGCAACGGTACCAACACCGGCCCGTGGAAGCTTGTCGTCCATACGAACGCCGTTCCGTTTTATTCGCAGATCCCGCCTGCAGACTGGCCTGACTATCTCGTGACCCACTCCAATGCCTACGGCGACTTGCAATTCGGCTACGTCTTTGTACCCGAAAACCACGAAGGGAGCACCAATCATCTGATTGGCAATCAAAGCCCGGCGACCCATGTCCTGAAACTCGCCGTCGCCCGCATGATATCCACCAACGCCGCCGCAAAACCCTACTTCTTCTGCCACGGCGGCCCCGGCACCAGTTCCATACGCTGCACCCTCGCCCAATTCCTCCGCGATTTCACCACCACCCACGACGTCTACCTGCTCGACCAGCGCGGCATCAACTACTCCCAACCCGACCTCGGCGCAAGGAGTGGCGAATCCATGTGCGACACGCAATACCGCGTCGACCGCCTCCAGGACGCCGACCTGTCCACCATCAACACCCTCGAATCCAGCTACGACCTCGACGACATCGCCCAGGCCCTTGCCCTTACCAACGTCACCCTGCACGGACATTCCTACGGTTCGCTGCTCGTGCAAACCCTCATGCGCCGCAATCCCGCCTGGCTTGAGGCCGTCATCCTCGACGGAGTCGTCGCGGCTAATGTCCCCTTCCTCGCAGGTGGTGGCCCCGTCTGCTACAACGCCTACCGCGCACTCTTTTCCGACATCGCCGCCCAGCCGACGACCTCCGTGCGCTATCCCGGCTTTGAAAACGCCTATTTTGCTCTCGCGCGCCAACTCACCAACAATCCGGTCGTTGTACAAATGGGCGGCATCCCCGTGCCCGTGGACGGATTTCTTTTCCTGCAAATGGTTGAAGGCCAGATGGGTATCTCCGATTTGGGCGACCGCGAATGCATCCCGAGCATCGTCTGGCGTGCCAGTCGCGGCGAAACCCAGGCGCTGGCCGAGCTCGCCGAATACCACATCGCTTTCGACAACGCCTCCTCCGGACTGATGTCCCTCCTCGTCAACAACCACGATTTCATGCCCTTCTTCTCCATGGACGAAGCCCGCCGCCAGTGCGAAGGAATCCCCGACATCCTCCGCCAATCGCAACTCCAAACCCTGGAAGAGATTCTGGCCATGACCGCCCAACTTGAGCCATGCGGCCAGGTCGACAACACCTTCACCAACCCCGTATCCGCTCCCATCCCCGCTCTGGTCGTCAATGGCACCTATGACCGCGCCACCGGCACTAACTGGGCCGCCGAAGTCGCCAGCCACCTCCCCAACGCCCAACTCGTCATTCCTCCCACCGTCGGACACGGCGTCCTCTTTGAAACGAACGGCTGCATGACCCAGCTTTTCCGCCAATTCCTCGCCAACCCCACCACCCCCCTCGACACCACTTGCTTGGCCAGCCTCACCCTCGACTTCCCGCCGCCCTGGCCCGCCAACGCCTCACCCCTAACCTTCGGCGTCCCCCTCACCAACACCTTCACCTACCCCCACAGCGGAGCCTGGTACACCCTGACCGCCGAAGAACGGCAGCGCCTCACCTTAGGAGCGCCGAGCGTCGGCTCGGCCATCTTCCACATCGTCGACACCAACGCCACCAACCTGGCCACCGCTACCAACGCCCCCCTCAACTTCCGCCCGTCCCTCGACACCCCATACTACCTCTGGATCATTGCCGAAGAATCTGGCAACATCACCTTTCTGCCCACCTCACACCTCATCGGATTCCCCGTCTTCTGGCCGTTGCTGATGGAGTGA
- a CDS encoding amino acid ABC transporter substrate-binding protein, with product MTKLKKLGLVFAIFFLLAASAQAAFSLVMTNGYGDVYRMNLLRDRSTYQAYRGVCSYRGFALSGCSTTGEVVMLRIMATPTVPEYFSILSTSLRWGTTMYVLNDVFRPLNSTVMSGYENWYPYDMSCSVAMYINSGGFGRSAGMRSSNEEIDSGEQIPDLSDPRMVDTLLKEPEARAEPRTAFSLVMTNGYGDVYRMNLLRDRSSYQAYRGTCSYRGFSLSGCSTTGEVVMLRIMATATMPEHFSIVSTSLRWGTSMYFLNDVFRWINSTTLAGYENWYPFDMSCSVAMYVSSGGFGRRATPRLRAETNPYQAPGGTNVIGALLALSGDLQSKGQSQRAACEIAFAEITNTPGMPPFRLLVEDTMTDPHVALAKLQQFYTQGVQVVIGPHTSAEAEALLEFANEHGMLLLASASTATRLAITNDHLMRPTMDDAHQARQLAQQIIADGITNLALLARSDIYGEDVHHAFVQNYTNMGGHLFLDSYLPRIPQFLPEVMSNVNGYVSAQIALTGTDSLGLLMIVFDEGQTLLQSAATHTNLLAVRWYGTDGFAGDMFLMTNAPALQAARQTQLICSQPADFTNQLFATVGAAIESLTGEPPRSYSLHTYDSLWLAALALRDTAGTGTVADVRQAIRTNAATFAGATGPIIFNGADDRDGGDYAFIKVTSSNTWADITNVPPDAPTARPATRFTADGFIAAWASCAGATNYVLDIALDDQFTTFFSTYSNAPMGLARTHALTNLTSGQWFYYRIRAENETGSSIFSEIMSIRIPCPLIIPQWLLLTP from the coding sequence ATGACAAAGTTGAAAAAGCTGGGTCTCGTGTTTGCGATTTTTTTCCTGCTTGCTGCGTCTGCACAAGCGGCATTCAGTTTGGTGATGACCAACGGGTACGGCGATGTCTACCGCATGAATCTCTTGCGCGACCGATCCACGTACCAGGCCTATCGCGGTGTCTGTTCCTATCGGGGATTTGCGCTGTCCGGCTGCTCCACTACCGGCGAAGTCGTTATGCTCCGCATCATGGCCACCCCGACCGTGCCGGAATACTTCTCGATCCTTTCCACCTCGCTCCGGTGGGGCACCACCATGTATGTCCTTAACGACGTGTTCCGTCCCCTCAACAGCACCGTCATGTCCGGCTATGAAAACTGGTATCCTTATGACATGAGTTGTTCCGTCGCTATGTATATCAATTCAGGCGGCTTTGGACGGTCAGCAGGGATGAGGTCCAGTAATGAAGAGATCGATTCTGGCGAGCAGATCCCCGATCTTTCCGATCCGCGCATGGTGGATACCCTGCTGAAGGAGCCGGAAGCGCGGGCGGAGCCGAGAACCGCTTTCAGCCTAGTGATGACCAACGGGTACGGCGATGTCTACCGCATGAATCTCTTGCGCGACCGATCTTCGTATCAAGCCTATCGCGGCACCTGTTCCTATCGGGGCTTTTCACTGTCCGGCTGCTCCACAACCGGCGAGGTCGTCATGCTTCGCATCATGGCCACGGCAACCATGCCGGAACATTTTTCCATTGTCTCCACCTCGCTTCGCTGGGGCACCTCCATGTATTTTCTCAATGATGTCTTCCGCTGGATCAACAGCACCACCCTGGCCGGCTATGAAAACTGGTATCCCTTCGACATGAGCTGTTCCGTCGCCATGTATGTCAGCTCAGGAGGATTTGGCCGACGGGCCACGCCGCGCCTCAGAGCAGAAACCAATCCCTACCAGGCTCCGGGAGGAACCAATGTAATCGGCGCGTTGCTCGCCCTCAGCGGAGATTTGCAGAGCAAGGGCCAGTCACAGCGCGCGGCCTGTGAAATCGCCTTTGCCGAAATCACCAACACCCCGGGCATGCCCCCCTTCAGGCTTCTGGTCGAAGACACCATGACCGACCCGCACGTCGCCCTCGCGAAATTGCAGCAATTCTACACGCAGGGCGTGCAGGTGGTCATCGGCCCACACACCAGCGCCGAGGCGGAAGCCTTGCTCGAATTCGCCAATGAACACGGCATGCTGCTGCTGGCCAGCGCGTCCACCGCCACCCGTCTCGCCATCACCAACGACCACCTGATGCGCCCGACCATGGACGATGCGCATCAGGCCCGACAGCTCGCGCAGCAAATCATCGCCGACGGCATTACCAATCTGGCACTGCTTGCGCGTTCTGACATTTACGGAGAGGATGTTCATCATGCTTTTGTGCAAAACTATACCAATATGGGAGGACATCTTTTTCTTGACTCCTATCTGCCCCGAATACCGCAGTTTTTGCCTGAAGTGATGTCCAATGTGAATGGGTACGTCTCCGCGCAAATCGCCCTGACCGGAACCGACAGCCTCGGGCTGCTCATGATCGTATTTGACGAGGGACAGACGCTTCTTCAATCCGCCGCAACCCACACTAACCTGCTGGCCGTTCGCTGGTACGGTACTGACGGCTTCGCGGGCGATATGTTTCTGATGACCAACGCTCCGGCGCTGCAAGCTGCCCGTCAAACCCAATTGATCTGCTCTCAGCCAGCCGATTTCACGAATCAGCTTTTCGCGACCGTAGGCGCGGCCATTGAATCACTCACAGGTGAGCCGCCCCGTTCCTACTCCCTGCACACCTACGATAGCCTCTGGCTGGCAGCCCTTGCTCTCCGCGACACGGCGGGAACCGGAACCGTCGCCGACGTCCGCCAAGCCATACGCACCAATGCCGCCACCTTTGCCGGAGCGACCGGCCCCATTATATTCAATGGCGCCGACGACCGGGACGGCGGCGACTACGCGTTTATAAAAGTCACCTCCAGCAACACATGGGCAGACATAACCAACGTGCCGCCCGATGCCCCGACCGCTCGACCCGCCACGCGGTTTACAGCGGATGGCTTCATCGCCGCCTGGGCGTCCTGCGCCGGAGCCACCAACTACGTTCTCGACATCGCATTGGACGACCAGTTTACAACCTTCTTCTCCACCTATAGCAATGCCCCCATGGGACTGGCTCGCACCCATGCCCTGACCAATCTGACTTCCGGACAATGGTTTTACTACAGAATTCGCGCTGAAAACGAAACTGGTAGCAGCATCTTTTCCGAGATCATGAGCATCCGCATTCCCTGCCCGCTCATCATCCCTCAATGGTTGCTGCTTACCCCTTAA